A window of the Thermodesulforhabdus norvegica genome harbors these coding sequences:
- a CDS encoding Lrp/AsnC family transcriptional regulator encodes MKDKPASPVETLDRIDRLILDRIQKAFPVESRPYEILGDEIGIDEDEVLRRLGSLKRCGIVRQISAIFHTTALGYSTSLVAMAVPEKYIEAAVREINAYPGVSHNYLRPGLYNIWFTIAVPPGEDLPSVVSEIAEKAGGWPYLILPALKKYKLAVILDVLEEGDAPVSDTVGRSFQPGHRKCSFPRTDQNIRIVRAVQEDLPEVKRPFMETAERLDMTEQELLAILREWLEKSWIRRYAAVLNHRRAGFEANGMVVWSCPEGEIDRVGRILATFPEVSHCYHRPAHPPEWPYNIYAMIHGRTEEECRRLAERLSKSVGLFDYDVLFSEKEFKKIRLKLFWDYEV; translated from the coding sequence TTGAAAGACAAACCTGCCAGCCCGGTCGAGACACTGGATCGCATAGACAGGCTTATACTTGACAGGATTCAAAAGGCCTTTCCCGTTGAGAGCCGGCCTTATGAGATTCTTGGCGATGAGATCGGTATAGACGAGGATGAGGTTCTGCGTCGGCTCGGCAGCTTGAAACGCTGCGGGATCGTTCGACAGATCAGCGCCATCTTTCATACAACGGCCCTGGGCTATTCTACTTCTCTCGTCGCAATGGCCGTTCCAGAAAAGTATATAGAGGCGGCGGTGAGAGAAATAAACGCCTATCCGGGCGTAAGCCATAACTACCTTAGACCCGGGCTGTATAATATCTGGTTTACCATAGCCGTTCCACCCGGTGAGGATCTTCCCTCGGTGGTTTCAGAAATAGCCGAAAAAGCCGGTGGATGGCCCTATCTGATTCTGCCCGCCCTGAAGAAGTATAAGCTTGCCGTGATTCTGGACGTTCTCGAGGAAGGTGATGCTCCCGTTTCCGATACGGTCGGCAGGTCCTTTCAGCCAGGGCACCGGAAATGCTCCTTTCCCCGAACCGATCAAAACATTCGTATAGTGCGGGCAGTGCAAGAGGATCTCCCGGAGGTAAAGCGACCCTTTATGGAGACTGCAGAAAGGCTGGATATGACAGAACAGGAGTTGCTCGCCATCCTCAGAGAATGGCTGGAAAAGAGCTGGATCAGGAGATATGCCGCCGTCCTGAATCATCGAAGGGCCGGCTTTGAAGCCAACGGCATGGTTGTATGGTCCTGCCCGGAGGGCGAAATAGACAGGGTTGGGCGAATTCTGGCAACCTTTCCGGAAGTCAGCCATTGCTACCACAGGCCTGCACATCCCCCGGAATGGCCTTATAATATCTACGCCATGATTCACGGTCGTACGGAAGAGGAGTGTCGGAGGCTTGCGGAAAGGCTCTCAAAAAGTGTCGGTCTCTTTGACTATGATGTTTTGTTCAGCGAAAAAGAATTCAAAAAGATTAGATTGAAACTGTTCTGGGATTACGAAGTGTAG
- a CDS encoding YihY/virulence factor BrkB family protein, with translation MNYFTGTIRTFFRSCGTLIGEFRGSHGFGLSAELAFWFFYSIFPFLIFLFSLAGFLPPFSDRARILQLLQTTLPPPAYELIGNTVVNILVKPKGLMAFGTLLLALWSASNAVHSMMGTLNRIYGIKETRPYWKVKLVALTLTVTLCSVLTLTFLLLVIGPLITEKIMEALRWGKFVGTTIATVRFIVSIVGMYVALLLIYRFGPDIPRNTAYNLPGTGLAVFGGLLTSQLFGIYLKKIAPYNKFYGALGTVIAFMTWLYLIGVFILLGGQLNSLLFRKSPEFRARLTECRPYDNTT, from the coding sequence TTGAATTACTTCACCGGGACAATTCGCACTTTTTTCCGGAGTTGTGGTACCCTTATCGGCGAATTCAGGGGAAGTCACGGCTTCGGCCTCAGTGCAGAACTGGCTTTCTGGTTTTTTTACTCCATCTTCCCCTTTCTCATCTTTTTGTTTTCTCTTGCCGGCTTTCTGCCGCCTTTTTCAGACCGGGCGAGAATTCTGCAACTTCTTCAGACCACATTACCTCCGCCTGCCTACGAACTTATCGGAAATACCGTTGTTAACATCCTCGTAAAACCCAAGGGTCTCATGGCCTTTGGTACGCTGCTCCTTGCCCTCTGGTCGGCCTCAAATGCAGTCCACAGCATGATGGGAACTTTGAACAGGATCTACGGGATAAAGGAAACGAGGCCCTACTGGAAGGTTAAACTCGTTGCCTTAACCCTTACGGTAACGCTGTGTAGCGTTCTTACCTTGACCTTTCTTCTTCTCGTAATCGGTCCGCTGATAACGGAAAAAATTATGGAAGCACTTAGATGGGGGAAATTCGTGGGGACCACCATAGCTACCGTAAGGTTCATCGTTTCCATCGTGGGTATGTACGTTGCTCTGCTTTTGATCTACCGGTTCGGCCCCGACATTCCCAGAAATACTGCCTATAATCTGCCCGGGACCGGGCTGGCTGTATTCGGCGGACTCCTAACCTCCCAGCTCTTCGGAATCTATTTAAAAAAGATAGCACCTTACAATAAGTTTTACGGAGCCCTGGGAACGGTTATTGCCTTCATGACCTGGTTATACCTGATAGGGGTTTTCATACTTCTGGGCGGTCAGTTAAACAGCCTCCTTTTCAGGAAATCCCCCGAATTCAGGGCCAGGCTTACAGAATGCAGACCCTACGACAATACTACCTGA
- a CDS encoding DUF128 domain-containing protein, with the protein MKEDIKVNCLRILRILSQADEPLSSREIAERLSTRGYPMSERTVRLYLARLDKEGFTKNLGKKGRLITELGKKEVEENSIFEKVSLLSSKIDRLTYLMTFDVHFKTGTVVINVSVMHHEVLKQNLEYIEAVFERGYGMGQLVTVFKAGETIGGITVPKDHIAVGTVCSVTLNGVLLHHGIPVTSLFGGLLELKSHKPYRFAEVIYYQGTSIDPLEVFIRSRMTDYSEAISSGNGKIGAGFREMPAESRSQVIEIAQRLEKVGLGGFMLIGWPDEPLLDIPVPAGQIGSVVIGGLNPIAIVEEKGHSVHSRALAALLDYERLFPYYKLKKYI; encoded by the coding sequence ATGAAAGAGGACATAAAGGTAAACTGCCTTCGAATTTTAAGAATCCTGTCTCAGGCTGATGAGCCTCTGTCCAGCCGGGAAATTGCAGAACGGCTGAGTACCAGGGGATATCCCATGAGCGAACGAACAGTACGATTGTATCTTGCAAGGCTCGATAAAGAGGGCTTCACGAAAAACCTCGGAAAGAAAGGCAGGTTAATCACTGAGCTCGGCAAAAAAGAAGTTGAAGAAAATTCCATTTTTGAGAAAGTAAGTCTGCTGTCGTCCAAAATCGACCGGCTAACCTACTTAATGACTTTCGATGTCCACTTTAAAACCGGAACCGTGGTCATAAACGTGAGCGTAATGCATCACGAAGTATTGAAACAGAACCTGGAGTACATCGAAGCGGTTTTTGAACGGGGCTACGGGATGGGACAACTGGTAACGGTCTTCAAAGCCGGTGAAACCATCGGGGGAATCACCGTGCCAAAAGATCATATTGCCGTTGGAACTGTGTGCTCGGTGACTCTTAACGGTGTTTTGCTACATCACGGGATACCGGTAACATCTCTATTCGGAGGATTGCTGGAGCTGAAAAGTCACAAACCCTACCGTTTCGCCGAGGTCATATACTACCAGGGAACGAGCATTGATCCCCTCGAAGTATTCATCCGCAGCAGGATGACCGACTACAGCGAAGCCATCTCATCGGGCAACGGAAAAATCGGAGCAGGTTTCAGAGAAATGCCGGCCGAAAGCAGAAGCCAGGTTATAGAGATAGCCCAGCGCCTTGAAAAGGTGGGACTTGGGGGCTTTATGCTTATAGGATGGCCCGACGAACCTCTGCTCGATATTCCCGTGCCGGCAGGACAGATCGGCTCCGTGGTAATAGGAGGTCTGAACCCCATAGCCATTGTGGAAGAAAAAGGCCATAGCGTTCATTCAAGGGCTCTCGCCGCCCTACTGGACTACGAGAGATTATTTCCGTACTACAAATTGAAAAAGTACATTTGA
- a CDS encoding FMN-binding glutamate synthase family protein, translating into MNLHRPNANEALGTKNRSRNVAPQSGICSRCIDGCAGNCDLFNATFRGRELLYPQPFGEITAGADKDYPVDYSHLNIMGYAVGAFGVDPDPNVATFPAVDTETSFGFKNRVKMKVPIFTGALGSTDIARKNWEHFAVGAAISGITIVCGENVCGIDPGLELDSSGRVKESPEMRRRVETYRRYHEGYGDIFVQLNVEDTRFGVAEYAIEKLGVETIELKWGQGAKSIGGEIKVDSIERARELKKRGYIVTPDPDNPAVEAAFRDGAVKQFERHSRLGFVDQESFMKEVERLRKLGAKRVTLKTGAYPMRELAMAIRWASDARIDLLTIDGAPGGTGMSPWRMMCEWGIPSIYLHSMAYELCRRLAAKGAYVPDLAFAGGFSTEDHVFKAIALGAPYCKAVCMGRALMIPGMVGKNIQKWLDEGKLPSTVAKYGSTKEEIFVCYEELRAKYGNEVDKMPLGAIGIYSVTEKIRVGLQQLMAGARKWRVDLISRSDLAALTEEAARVTGIPYVMDAYREEALTIIDG; encoded by the coding sequence ATGAACCTGCACAGGCCAAACGCCAACGAAGCCCTTGGAACAAAAAATCGTTCCCGTAATGTTGCCCCCCAGTCGGGCATCTGCAGTCGGTGTATCGATGGCTGCGCTGGAAACTGCGATCTTTTTAACGCAACCTTCAGAGGTAGAGAACTCCTTTACCCGCAACCCTTCGGGGAGATTACCGCAGGAGCCGACAAAGACTACCCCGTGGATTATTCTCACCTTAACATCATGGGTTATGCCGTTGGAGCTTTCGGAGTGGATCCCGACCCTAACGTTGCCACCTTTCCTGCAGTTGATACCGAAACGTCCTTTGGATTTAAAAACAGGGTTAAAATGAAGGTTCCGATTTTCACCGGTGCCCTGGGAAGTACCGACATAGCCAGGAAAAACTGGGAACATTTTGCCGTTGGTGCCGCCATAAGCGGTATTACCATAGTGTGTGGAGAAAACGTCTGCGGCATTGATCCCGGACTGGAGCTTGATTCCAGCGGCAGGGTTAAAGAATCTCCCGAAATGCGCCGAAGGGTGGAAACCTACCGGCGTTATCATGAAGGATACGGTGATATTTTCGTTCAGCTTAACGTAGAGGACACCCGCTTCGGTGTGGCCGAATACGCTATCGAAAAGTTGGGTGTTGAGACCATCGAGCTGAAATGGGGGCAGGGTGCAAAATCCATAGGCGGTGAGATTAAGGTCGATTCTATCGAACGGGCCAGAGAACTTAAGAAAAGGGGCTATATCGTGACTCCGGATCCGGACAACCCTGCTGTTGAGGCCGCCTTCAGGGATGGGGCCGTAAAACAATTTGAGCGTCATTCCAGGCTTGGGTTTGTGGATCAGGAAAGCTTTATGAAGGAAGTGGAGCGGTTGAGAAAGCTCGGTGCGAAAAGAGTCACGCTCAAAACGGGAGCTTATCCCATGAGAGAGCTGGCCATGGCCATCAGGTGGGCATCCGATGCCAGGATTGACCTCCTCACCATAGACGGCGCTCCCGGGGGAACCGGTATGAGCCCCTGGCGCATGATGTGTGAGTGGGGAATCCCGTCAATTTACCTGCACTCCATGGCCTACGAACTCTGCCGTCGGCTTGCGGCAAAGGGCGCTTACGTGCCCGACCTGGCCTTCGCCGGTGGGTTTTCCACGGAAGATCACGTCTTCAAGGCCATCGCCCTGGGGGCTCCTTACTGCAAAGCCGTCTGCATGGGCAGGGCTCTCATGATACCCGGCATGGTGGGTAAGAACATCCAGAAATGGCTTGACGAAGGCAAGCTTCCCAGCACCGTTGCCAAATACGGAAGCACCAAAGAGGAGATTTTCGTCTGCTACGAGGAACTCAGGGCGAAATACGGAAACGAAGTGGATAAGATGCCTCTGGGTGCCATCGGCATATACAGCGTTACGGAAAAAATCAGGGTGGGACTTCAGCAACTGATGGCCGGTGCAAGAAAGTGGCGTGTAGACCTTATTTCCAGAAGCGACCTGGCAGCTCTGACGGAAGAAGCCGCAAGAGTAACGGGCATTCCTTATGTCATGGATGCTTACAGAGAAGAAGCCTTGACCATAATCGACGGCTAG
- a CDS encoding amidohydrolase family protein, with translation MKAIDSHVHCGLVGSSGIGEPDQSFEAYYGLVKGCGIDGAVFFPPVIEVYNRYDPYFTDSSEWQGRRNAAHDYLLSLTGNLDFKVFPYLFVWNDYAYERLSEGFYGVKWHRHSGEPRYNYDDPRCLRFIQEVRLRRMPVVLEEEFHNTVRFVKDLAPGVTVIIPHCGMLNGGYERIKAEGLWELENVYADTALAPSWIIEDFISRYGPEKLLFGSDFPFGDPVGELRKVTGLKVDDGVKLMICRENILRILERVRKEGS, from the coding sequence ATGAAAGCCATAGATTCCCATGTACATTGCGGTCTGGTTGGGAGCTCGGGAATTGGAGAGCCCGATCAGAGCTTTGAAGCCTATTACGGATTGGTTAAGGGATGTGGCATTGACGGTGCCGTTTTTTTCCCTCCCGTCATCGAGGTCTACAATCGTTATGATCCTTATTTTACCGATTCTTCGGAATGGCAGGGTAGACGCAACGCCGCCCATGATTACCTTTTGAGCCTTACCGGTAACCTTGATTTCAAGGTTTTCCCCTACCTTTTTGTGTGGAACGATTATGCCTATGAACGCCTTTCCGAGGGATTCTACGGTGTAAAGTGGCATAGGCACTCTGGAGAGCCCCGGTACAATTACGATGATCCCCGGTGCCTGAGGTTTATTCAGGAGGTTCGACTCAGAAGGATGCCCGTTGTTCTGGAAGAGGAATTTCACAACACCGTCAGATTTGTGAAAGATCTTGCCCCGGGCGTTACGGTTATCATTCCTCATTGCGGTATGCTTAACGGAGGTTATGAAAGAATCAAGGCCGAAGGGCTCTGGGAGCTTGAAAATGTTTATGCCGATACGGCCCTTGCGCCTTCATGGATTATAGAGGATTTTATTTCACGCTACGGGCCGGAAAAGCTATTATTCGGATCGGATTTCCCTTTTGGAGACCCCGTAGGAGAGCTCAGAAAGGTTACAGGGCTTAAGGTAGATGATGGGGTTAAACTTATGATTTGCAGAGAAAACATTTTGCGCATTCTGGAGCGGGTACGAAAGGAGGGATCATGA
- a CDS encoding histone deacetylase family protein, giving the protein MKIVYHPDFLQVYTRDPAAAPGRLEPILEELSKEDFEIIEAYPAGWDDLLRVHTERHIQSVVHHGLYNIAALAAGGAMIAAETGLKEPCFAVIRPPGHHASSDSAWGFCFFNNMAVAIEYLRSSRKISSAFILDFDLHYGDGTVNILGNRENITIFNPEATDRRKYIASVEEALSNALPDIIGVSAGFDNHVDDWGGLLTTEDYYTMGKLVFERSREVGCGCFGILEGGYNHQVLGKNVRAFVRGLGGLPPASM; this is encoded by the coding sequence ATGAAGATTGTTTATCATCCCGATTTTCTGCAGGTTTATACGCGTGATCCGGCAGCGGCGCCGGGGCGCCTGGAACCCATACTTGAAGAGCTTTCGAAAGAAGACTTTGAGATCATAGAGGCATATCCTGCCGGGTGGGACGATCTTCTGCGGGTCCATACGGAAAGGCACATCCAGTCCGTTGTCCATCACGGTCTTTACAACATAGCGGCCCTTGCTGCAGGGGGTGCTATGATTGCCGCGGAAACGGGCTTGAAAGAACCCTGTTTTGCAGTCATCCGTCCCCCGGGGCATCACGCCTCTTCCGACAGTGCCTGGGGCTTTTGCTTCTTCAATAATATGGCCGTGGCGATAGAATACCTGAGATCTTCTCGAAAGATTTCCTCGGCCTTTATCCTGGACTTTGACCTTCATTACGGCGATGGGACCGTTAACATTCTGGGAAACCGTGAAAACATCACGATATTTAACCCGGAAGCAACGGACCGCAGAAAATATATTGCTTCTGTTGAAGAGGCTCTGAGTAACGCCTTACCCGACATCATCGGAGTTTCCGCAGGTTTCGACAACCACGTGGATGACTGGGGTGGACTTCTTACGACGGAAGACTACTACACAATGGGAAAACTGGTTTTCGAGCGGAGCAGAGAAGTGGGCTGCGGATGCTTCGGGATACTTGAGGGGGGATACAACCATCAGGTGCTGGGTAAAAACGTGAGGGCTTTCGTCAGAGGACTCGGAGGACTTCCGCCCGCTTCCATGTAG
- the sucC gene encoding ADP-forming succinate--CoA ligase subunit beta: MKIHEYQAKELFARYGVPVPRGRVAFSVEEAVEAAVQLGSYPVVLKAQIHAGGRGKGGGVKLAHSREEVGKLAGEMIGMTLVTHQTGPEGRVVKKILVEEALPIEKELYLGMLPDRKSGKLVVMASSAGGMDIEEVAAKHPEKIVSVYLDPLLGLQPFHARQLAYGLGLSGDLARDFVSLVTNLYRLFVDYDCSLVEVNPLVVTEGGRLVALDAKVNFDDNGLFRHRDILGYRDPDEEDPLELEASKYNLNYIKMNGTIGNMVNGAGLAMATMDLIKLAGAEPANFLDVGGGASAEMVENGFRIILSDPSVKGVFVNIFGGILRCDVLAQGIVEAAKKVDIRVPVVIRMEGTNVEKGREILEKSGLKFLVAKDLKDAVGKVAEIARQ, encoded by the coding sequence ATGAAAATTCATGAATATCAGGCGAAGGAGCTTTTTGCACGTTACGGTGTGCCCGTGCCGAGAGGGCGCGTGGCTTTTTCGGTTGAGGAAGCCGTGGAGGCGGCAGTCCAGTTGGGATCCTACCCGGTCGTTTTAAAGGCTCAGATTCATGCGGGCGGTCGTGGTAAAGGAGGCGGGGTTAAGCTTGCTCATTCCCGGGAAGAGGTCGGGAAGCTTGCCGGTGAAATGATCGGTATGACCCTGGTGACCCATCAAACCGGTCCTGAAGGGCGGGTTGTCAAGAAAATTCTGGTTGAAGAAGCCCTGCCCATTGAAAAAGAGCTTTATCTGGGGATGCTTCCCGACAGGAAAAGCGGGAAGCTCGTGGTTATGGCAAGTTCGGCGGGAGGTATGGATATAGAAGAGGTCGCGGCTAAGCATCCCGAAAAGATAGTTTCTGTTTACCTGGATCCTCTCCTTGGATTGCAGCCTTTTCACGCACGGCAGCTCGCGTACGGTCTGGGACTCTCGGGGGATCTCGCCAGAGACTTCGTTTCTCTTGTTACAAATTTATACAGGCTCTTCGTGGATTACGATTGTTCTCTGGTGGAAGTTAACCCTCTGGTTGTTACGGAAGGTGGCAGGCTTGTTGCCTTGGATGCAAAGGTGAATTTCGACGATAACGGCTTGTTCCGCCACAGGGACATACTGGGCTACAGGGATCCTGACGAAGAGGATCCTCTGGAACTGGAAGCATCGAAGTACAATCTTAACTACATAAAAATGAACGGTACCATTGGGAACATGGTAAACGGCGCCGGCCTTGCCATGGCCACAATGGACCTCATAAAGCTTGCCGGAGCTGAGCCTGCTAATTTCCTGGACGTGGGCGGCGGGGCCAGTGCCGAAATGGTGGAGAACGGTTTCAGGATAATCCTGAGCGATCCCAGCGTTAAGGGGGTTTTCGTTAATATATTCGGTGGAATATTGCGCTGTGATGTTCTGGCTCAGGGTATTGTGGAGGCGGCAAAGAAGGTGGATATCAGGGTTCCGGTGGTCATCAGGATGGAAGGGACCAATGTTGAGAAAGGCAGAGAAATTCTGGAAAAATCAGGGCTCAAGTTCCTGGTTGCGAAGGATCTGAAGGATGCTGTTGGCAAAGTCGCCGAGATAGCACGTCAGTAG
- the sucD gene encoding succinate--CoA ligase subunit alpha produces the protein MSIWVDKNTRLLVQGITGREGQFHTRQCVAYGTRVVAGVTPGKGGQEMDGIPVFNTVKEAVKETGANCSMIFVPPAFAADAILEAVDAGIPLIVAITEGIPVLDMMKVKSVLGSSRSRLIGPNCPGIITPGQCKVGIMPGPIHMPGSIGVVSRSGTLTYEVVYQLTQQGIGQSTCVGIGGDPVNGTSFIDCLKAFQDDPETRGIVMVGEIGGTAEEEAAEFIKSHVTKPVVGFVAGLTAPPGRRMGHAGAIISGSSGTAQAKIKAMEAAGITVVKNLGEFGEICRHVFSSVL, from the coding sequence ATGAGCATATGGGTTGATAAGAATACCCGGCTTCTGGTTCAGGGAATAACGGGTCGAGAAGGGCAGTTTCATACGCGCCAGTGTGTGGCCTACGGGACTCGTGTGGTGGCCGGTGTAACTCCAGGAAAAGGCGGACAGGAGATGGACGGTATCCCCGTTTTTAATACCGTCAAAGAAGCGGTAAAGGAGACGGGGGCTAACTGTTCGATGATTTTCGTACCTCCCGCTTTTGCGGCCGATGCAATACTGGAAGCCGTGGACGCCGGGATTCCGCTCATCGTTGCCATTACCGAAGGAATTCCGGTGCTTGACATGATGAAGGTGAAAAGTGTGCTCGGTTCTTCTCGTTCAAGGCTTATAGGGCCGAATTGTCCGGGTATAATTACTCCCGGGCAATGTAAGGTCGGAATAATGCCCGGCCCCATTCATATGCCCGGTTCCATAGGGGTCGTTTCCAGATCGGGAACGCTTACCTATGAAGTGGTTTACCAGCTCACCCAGCAGGGCATCGGTCAGAGCACGTGCGTGGGAATTGGAGGCGACCCCGTAAACGGGACCAGTTTTATCGATTGCCTTAAGGCCTTTCAGGACGACCCTGAAACGCGGGGCATTGTGATGGTGGGTGAAATAGGGGGTACCGCCGAAGAAGAGGCTGCTGAATTCATAAAGAGTCACGTGACGAAACCGGTAGTCGGTTTTGTTGCGGGACTTACGGCTCCGCCGGGAAGGCGAATGGGGCATGCCGGAGCCATTATAAGCGGGTCAAGTGGGACGGCCCAGGCCAAGATTAAGGCCATGGAAGCCGCGGGGATCACTGTGGTTAAAAATCTGGGTGAATTCGGTGAAATATGCCGTCACGTTTTTTCTTCCGTTTTGTAG
- the hflX gene encoding GTPase HflX, protein MGCLLGRDGTVEMVLVGDARSLYIPELPKGREARWRLRGLRLVHTHLHGEPLTQDDLMDLVFLRLDCVAAVQVDRQGGATWLHVAHLVPGAGEKTDRAWEILPPMLCSQQSVDFEELVRSLDEELERNRQLFSTSDGRDRALLIGVTDGSRERAEASLDEMAELARAAGIDVVGRVVQRVREINPKYLIGKGKLGEIMIQALRHGVDLLIFDRELNPSQVRALTDTTELRVIDRTQLILDIFAQRAKSREGKIQVEMAQLRYLMPRLNVRDDALSRLTGGIGARGPGETKLEIDRRRIKDRLAQLERELKAIRKNRQERRRRRNKNEIPVVSIVGYTNAGKSTLLNALTKSDVPVADQYFATLDPTSRRLRFPRDFEVIVTDTVGFIHDLPRELLDAFAATLEELHDADVLLHVVDISNPRFEEHIEAVRAILKKLNLHTKPELLVFNKMDLVSPEFGKTVADRYGGILISAIDRSTLSRLITALEERVEMVCFGENRISA, encoded by the coding sequence GTGGGATGCCTTCTGGGCCGGGACGGCACCGTTGAAATGGTCCTGGTGGGAGATGCAAGGTCCCTTTATATTCCGGAGCTACCCAAAGGAAGGGAAGCGCGCTGGCGATTACGGGGGCTTCGGCTGGTTCACACCCATCTCCACGGGGAGCCTCTTACGCAGGATGATCTTATGGATCTGGTCTTTCTCAGGCTCGATTGTGTGGCGGCCGTTCAGGTGGACCGCCAGGGTGGTGCCACGTGGCTTCATGTGGCCCATCTGGTGCCCGGTGCAGGAGAAAAGACGGATAGAGCCTGGGAGATTTTGCCCCCTATGCTCTGTTCCCAGCAGAGTGTAGACTTTGAAGAACTCGTAAGGTCTCTTGACGAAGAGCTTGAAAGGAATCGGCAGCTCTTTTCGACCAGCGACGGTAGAGACAGGGCTCTTCTGATCGGCGTTACCGATGGGTCTCGTGAGCGCGCAGAGGCTTCCCTTGATGAAATGGCAGAACTGGCGAGAGCGGCGGGTATTGACGTCGTTGGCAGGGTTGTCCAGAGGGTAAGAGAAATAAATCCCAAGTATCTTATCGGTAAGGGAAAACTCGGTGAAATAATGATCCAGGCCTTGAGGCACGGTGTGGATCTTCTTATCTTCGACAGAGAATTAAACCCGTCTCAGGTCAGGGCTCTGACGGACACGACGGAACTCAGGGTAATCGATCGGACGCAATTGATACTGGATATATTTGCTCAGAGGGCCAAGAGCCGTGAAGGTAAGATTCAGGTGGAAATGGCTCAACTCAGATATCTTATGCCGAGACTTAACGTGAGGGATGATGCCCTGAGCCGCCTTACAGGAGGAATAGGAGCCAGGGGGCCCGGTGAGACAAAGCTGGAGATAGACAGGAGGCGTATTAAGGATCGGCTTGCTCAACTTGAGCGCGAACTCAAGGCCATAAGAAAGAACAGACAGGAAAGGCGCAGAAGGCGCAATAAGAACGAGATACCCGTCGTGTCCATTGTAGGTTATACGAATGCCGGCAAGTCAACTCTTTTGAATGCCCTCACCAAAAGTGACGTTCCCGTAGCGGATCAGTATTTTGCAACCCTGGACCCTACCAGCAGAAGACTCAGGTTTCCCAGGGATTTTGAAGTCATAGTTACGGACACCGTGGGTTTCATTCATGATCTGCCGCGAGAATTGCTGGACGCCTTTGCAGCTACTCTGGAAGAGCTTCACGATGCCGATGTGCTTCTACATGTAGTTGATATCAGCAATCCCCGGTTTGAGGAGCACATTGAAGCGGTCAGGGCCATTTTAAAGAAGCTCAATCTTCACACCAAACCGGAATTGCTGGTTTTCAACAAGATGGACCTGGTTTCCCCGGAATTCGGTAAAACGGTGGCGGATCGGTACGGTGGGATACTGATTTCTGCAATCGATAGGTCAACTCTTTCTCGTTTAATAACGGCTCTTGAAGAAAGAGTTGAAATGGTTTGTTTCGGTGAAAATCGGATTTCAGCTTAG
- a CDS encoding bifunctional riboflavin kinase/FAD synthetase yields the protein MEIVEGFVRARRKFRNPAVTIGNFDGVHKGHQALIEHARNYAREKEGETVVITFNPHPVKVLCPDCNLKFITPHRTKLELLEQYGVDVVWIIPFTREFASLSAREFVEQCLVDFVGVKHLVVGYDYHFGKGREGNIILLEEMGKTHGFTVEVVPEVIVSGIVVSSTSIRKLIQEGQMKTVTTLLGRPYEIRGPVVHGRGRGARMLGFPTANVRIGDYVPPRTGVYATRVTVDGIKYMGATNLGYNPTFGDTDLSLEVHILDFDRHIYNKVIKVEFIEYIRGEKKFSGIDELADQISRDVECVRQLLS from the coding sequence ATGGAAATTGTGGAGGGTTTTGTCAGGGCCAGAAGGAAATTCAGAAATCCTGCCGTAACGATAGGAAACTTCGATGGAGTTCATAAAGGACACCAGGCTCTTATAGAACACGCCAGAAATTACGCCCGGGAAAAGGAAGGCGAAACCGTCGTAATCACCTTCAACCCTCATCCGGTAAAGGTTCTATGCCCCGACTGTAACCTGAAGTTTATCACTCCTCATCGCACAAAACTGGAGCTCCTTGAGCAATACGGCGTGGATGTAGTCTGGATTATCCCCTTCACCCGTGAATTCGCATCCCTTTCCGCCAGAGAGTTCGTCGAGCAGTGTTTGGTCGACTTCGTCGGCGTAAAGCATCTTGTAGTGGGTTACGATTATCACTTTGGTAAAGGCCGTGAAGGTAACATAATTCTTCTGGAAGAAATGGGGAAAACTCACGGTTTCACCGTTGAGGTTGTGCCGGAAGTTATAGTTTCGGGAATAGTTGTCAGTAGCACATCGATACGTAAGCTTATCCAGGAAGGACAGATGAAAACCGTTACAACCCTACTGGGGAGGCCTTATGAGATAAGAGGGCCCGTTGTCCACGGACGTGGACGGGGAGCACGTATGCTGGGTTTTCCCACCGCAAACGTTCGTATCGGAGACTACGTTCCTCCCAGAACGGGAGTTTACGCAACCCGTGTGACCGTGGACGGAATAAAGTACATGGGCGCCACGAACCTTGGCTACAATCCCACCTTTGGAGATACCGATTTATCCCTGGAAGTTCACATTCTGGATTTCGATCGGCATATCTACAACAAGGTAATAAAAGTCGAATTTATCGAATACATTCGAGGAGAAAAAAAGTTTTCGGGCATTGACGAACTGGCCGACCAGATCAGCAGAGACGTTGAATGCGTCAGGCAGTTGCTAAGCTGA